One window of the Rosa rugosa chromosome 3, drRosRugo1.1, whole genome shotgun sequence genome contains the following:
- the LOC133736606 gene encoding uncharacterized protein LOC133736606 isoform X2 has protein sequence MTPEKKMELLLLHLCLLSLLLLSSTPISAEEEEDSSPIISRFQKYLQINTAHPKPLYQEAADFILSEANSLSLDSQTLEFVPGKPLVLLKWPGSDPSLPSILLNSHTDVVPAEHDKWAHHPFSAHVDPSGKIYARGSQDMKCVGLQYLEAIRRLKASGFKPTRTVYLSFVPDEEVGGHDGAEKFAESDVFKALNVGIVLDEGLASPSEHYRAFYAERCPWWLIIKATGAPGHGAKLYDNTAMENLLKSIESVRRFRASQFDLVKAGLKAEGEVVSVNMAFLKAGTPSPTGFVMNLQPSEAEAGFDIRVPPTADQESLEKRIAEEWAPSSRNMTFRFKQKVSVLDESGRPVLTATDSSNPWWALLEEAVKKADGKLGKPEIFPASTDARYFRLQGLPAIGFSPMANTPILLHDHNEFLNKDEYLKGIKIYESIIKSYSSYAEHATAGLRDEL, from the exons ATGACACCTGAGAAGAAAATggagctcctcctcctccatctctGCCTACTCTCTCTTCTCCTACTCTCATCAACACCCATctctgcagaagaagaagaagactcaTCACCCATAATCTCAAGGTTCCAAAAATACCTCCAAATCAACACGGCCCATCCTAAGCCCCTGTACCAGGAAGCAGCCGATTTCATCCTCTCCGAGGCCAACTCCCTCTCCCTCGATTCCCAGACCCTCGAGTTCGTCCCCGGCAAGCCCCTCGTCCTCCTCAAATGGCCCGGCTCCGACCCTTCTCTCCCCTCCATCCTCCTCAACTCCCACACCGACGTCGTCCCGGCCGAGCACGACAAGTGGGCCCACCATCCCTTCTCGGCCCACGTCGACCCGAGTGGGAAAATCTACGCCAGAGGCTCCCAGGACATGAAGTGCGTCGGGCTTCAGTACCTGGAGGCCATTCGACGGCTTAAGGCTTCTGGGTTTAAGCCCACTCGGACTGTTTACTTGTCTTTCGTTCCTGATGAGGAGGTCGGTGGCCATGATGGCGCTGAGAAGTTTGCTGAATCTGATGTTTTCAAAGCCTTGAACGTTGGGATAGTTCTCGATGAAG GGTTGGCCTCGCCGAGTGAGCATTATAGGGCTTTCTATGCGGAGAGGTGCCCGTGGTGGTTGATCATCAAGGCTACTGGAGCTCCTGGACATGGGGCTAAGCTGTATGACAATACTGCTATGGAGAATCTATTGAAGAGCATTGAGAGTGTGAGGAGGTTCCGTGCTTCGCAGTTTGATTTGGTGAAGGCGGGTTTGAAGGCTGAAGGGGAGGTCGTCTCGGTCAATATGGCATTTTTGAAGGCTGGCACACCCAGTCCAACT GGTTTTGTCATGAATTTGCAGCCATCTGAAGCAGAAGCTGGGTTTGATATTAGGGTCCCCCCAACCGCTGATCAGGAGTCTTTGGAGAAACGGATTGCTGAAGAATGGGCGCCTTCTTCACGGAACATGACATTTAGG TTCAAGCAGAAGGTTTCTGTGCTTGATGAATCTGGGAGGCCAGTCCTTACAGCAACTGACAGTTCAAACCCCTGGTGGGCCCTGCTAGAAGAAGCGGTCAAAAAAGCTGATGGAAAACTTGGTAAACCTGAGATTTTTCCTGCTTCAACAGATGCTCGCTATTTCCGGCTACAAGGCTTGCCAGCAATTGGATTCTCTCCTATGGCTAACACTCCTATTCTGCTCCATGACCATAACGAG TTTCTAAACAAAGATGAATACTTGAAAGGAATCAAGATTTATGAATCCATTATCAAATCTTATTCATCTTATGCTGAGCATGCGACGGCGGGCTTGAGAGATGAGTTGTAG
- the LOC133736606 gene encoding uncharacterized protein LOC133736606 isoform X1: MTPEKKMELLLLHLCLLSLLLLSSTPISAEEEEDSSPIISRFQKYLQINTAHPKPLYQEAADFILSEANSLSLDSQTLEFVPGKPLVLLKWPGSDPSLPSILLNSHTDVVPAEHDKWAHHPFSAHVDPSGKIYARGSQDMKCVGLQYLEAIRRLKASGFKPTRTVYLSFVPDEEVGGHDGAEKFAESDVFKALNVGIVLDEGLASPSEHYRAFYAERCPWWLIIKATGAPGHGAKLYDNTAMENLLKSIESVRRFRASQFDLVKAGLKAEGEVVSVNMAFLKAGTPSPTGFVMNLQPSEAEAGFDIRVPPTADQESLEKRIAEEWAPSSRNMTFRLGQFKQKVSVLDESGRPVLTATDSSNPWWALLEEAVKKADGKLGKPEIFPASTDARYFRLQGLPAIGFSPMANTPILLHDHNEFLNKDEYLKGIKIYESIIKSYSSYAEHATAGLRDEL; encoded by the exons ATGACACCTGAGAAGAAAATggagctcctcctcctccatctctGCCTACTCTCTCTTCTCCTACTCTCATCAACACCCATctctgcagaagaagaagaagactcaTCACCCATAATCTCAAGGTTCCAAAAATACCTCCAAATCAACACGGCCCATCCTAAGCCCCTGTACCAGGAAGCAGCCGATTTCATCCTCTCCGAGGCCAACTCCCTCTCCCTCGATTCCCAGACCCTCGAGTTCGTCCCCGGCAAGCCCCTCGTCCTCCTCAAATGGCCCGGCTCCGACCCTTCTCTCCCCTCCATCCTCCTCAACTCCCACACCGACGTCGTCCCGGCCGAGCACGACAAGTGGGCCCACCATCCCTTCTCGGCCCACGTCGACCCGAGTGGGAAAATCTACGCCAGAGGCTCCCAGGACATGAAGTGCGTCGGGCTTCAGTACCTGGAGGCCATTCGACGGCTTAAGGCTTCTGGGTTTAAGCCCACTCGGACTGTTTACTTGTCTTTCGTTCCTGATGAGGAGGTCGGTGGCCATGATGGCGCTGAGAAGTTTGCTGAATCTGATGTTTTCAAAGCCTTGAACGTTGGGATAGTTCTCGATGAAG GGTTGGCCTCGCCGAGTGAGCATTATAGGGCTTTCTATGCGGAGAGGTGCCCGTGGTGGTTGATCATCAAGGCTACTGGAGCTCCTGGACATGGGGCTAAGCTGTATGACAATACTGCTATGGAGAATCTATTGAAGAGCATTGAGAGTGTGAGGAGGTTCCGTGCTTCGCAGTTTGATTTGGTGAAGGCGGGTTTGAAGGCTGAAGGGGAGGTCGTCTCGGTCAATATGGCATTTTTGAAGGCTGGCACACCCAGTCCAACT GGTTTTGTCATGAATTTGCAGCCATCTGAAGCAGAAGCTGGGTTTGATATTAGGGTCCCCCCAACCGCTGATCAGGAGTCTTTGGAGAAACGGATTGCTGAAGAATGGGCGCCTTCTTCACGGAACATGACATTTAGG CTTGGGCAGTTCAAGCAGAAGGTTTCTGTGCTTGATGAATCTGGGAGGCCAGTCCTTACAGCAACTGACAGTTCAAACCCCTGGTGGGCCCTGCTAGAAGAAGCGGTCAAAAAAGCTGATGGAAAACTTGGTAAACCTGAGATTTTTCCTGCTTCAACAGATGCTCGCTATTTCCGGCTACAAGGCTTGCCAGCAATTGGATTCTCTCCTATGGCTAACACTCCTATTCTGCTCCATGACCATAACGAG TTTCTAAACAAAGATGAATACTTGAAAGGAATCAAGATTTATGAATCCATTATCAAATCTTATTCATCTTATGCTGAGCATGCGACGGCGGGCTTGAGAGATGAGTTGTAG